The Periplaneta americana isolate PAMFEO1 chromosome 10, P.americana_PAMFEO1_priV1, whole genome shotgun sequence genomic interval GATATCTTGAGGAAGGCaagcttcatataaaacatttctgTTAACATTGttatgtagttttattgatgtatgcatgtgtttctgtgcGATAGAAAAAAGgaggagattgttttaagttatgccctattataatttgtagtatacctacagttcaagccctatacaactcggtctgaAACAtcacggatatggatgtaactctgtaagaaacatgcccccaaaaatacctttattaaatatcatattccgatatactgtaccatggtTAAGCTATAATGGGGGAAGGAGATAAATAATGTTCTCCATATCCCCGTTATAtgaggattctatggttttggtttgccccccccccccccctctccaaGGAAACAGTTGCCTCTCTGCCTATAGTGCGACTTTAAAGAGTCTTGTATCAGATTGATACATTGCGATTTACAGTGTAACTGAACCAGAGGCAAGTGTATAATTTAGAAGAGCTAAGTTATTTAAAAGTTCACCTAAATTTAATCTATGATAACAATGTAGAGGACGAAAATCCTGCACTAGAAGAAGATTTTCTAGATGAAGATGGCACAGATGCACTTAATGAGCCAGGAGAAGAAAAGGTGGGTAATTCTGATTCTGAGGTGGGTGGAATAATGATGAAGAACCTGATGTGAACAATAACTTGCTGAGGAATACGGATTAGctatgagagaaaaaaaattccacTCCATCTGCAAAACGGTGTCTCTGCATCCTGTGTCACACGTCTTGGAAGACAATGTAACTAAGACCATTTGCAAGAATTGTAAATGATGTATCTGTGGCGATCATACAGCACCAGTCTGTACAGCACGTTATCCTCAACTTCAAGAAAAAGATGATTGCTTGAGTGATGACTGATAATGTAATAGACAGCATAAAACTGACATATTTCATGTTTCTCTGAGTAGGCTACACTTTTCTTCtgtgtttattctttatttagtagtttgtattctttttattatttctgaatATTTGTCTCGAATTTTAGAATAAAACTGGTACTAGTAATGAGAGTTACATGGTCAATATCTTATTGTGCAATCTGTTTACAGTTGTGcttgatattttgaaaataaacaataaataataaatcaatgaTAAAAAGAACATTGCAATCACTAAATATGTACGTATATGACACACTTTCTCAGAGTCCATGTATCATTTTGATACATTGCGACCGATGATATTACTCATGTTCATGTATTTTGACATGAACTTTTCAGATATGAAATAAATGATAACAATacataagttaataaatatatttattaccaagtgaaaataaacatattaaagtgtataataaaaataaatgtcaatatATACCACAAATTCTATAGCCATTAATTTAGGCCAAAGCAAAATGTATCAATATGATACATTGTGACCGATTCGTATCATTATAATGTAGCAACCAATGGAAGGTTAAAATAACTACATTTGAAGAGGAATATATAGGAAAGGTTTGTGTTTAGATTATTTTTGACAATTGTTGCTGTGGTAGAATTCGATTTTATTATCTAAAAATGTAACAGTGATATCAAACTATTGGTCCAGTGGTCtcataatgaataatttaatatgaGAGTTACAGCCTTTAAGATATTTTGGTGATGTTTGTGCTATAATTTGGATGAGATTGGAGAAAGAGAAGTACAGGGCTGTAATGTAGTTACGAAACAATGACTGACCCACCACCATTATATAATTACTGGGCATAAAATTTTGTATGTGCTACTATCGACTTTAATTGTATTTGCCAAATATTAATTATGTACTCCATACTTTAATTGCCACGAGGTAAATACACAGCACTCATAGTCTATCTGTGGCTTCAATAAACTTCAGTTCTACCACATATTCTAtaaattcaattgtaattaaataaattatgtagcaAATTCAATTATCAGATTGTGTTCTAAAAATTGGTATACATTTTCACTTATACaaatacatattaaaaaatatggCTTCTTACACTTTGAAAAAATATAACACTTGACGGTTTATTGACAATTTATGATAACACATGTGTGCCTACCTgtataaaaagttacattttatttCGTACATAAAATTCTGAAGCACAAGATAATTGCACGTGCATTGATGTGAATATACTCATAAGACAGTAATGCCCGAGTATGAAATTATTGGAGTATTGAGAAACTGCTAGAGGTAAATTATTACACCAGCATTTTGAAGTCGAAAAGTCCTAAAATGTATTACCAGCAGTGTTCTCCCAGTAACGGCTAAAAcaaattttgtatatattttttaacaaaatagttTCGGATGCAAAATCTAGTTTTGGATTGGAATTTGCAATATAATGCTCTTGCAAATAACATTATTTCTCAGTATCTTCACAACTCGATATTAAAATGGCATCATGTTCACATAAATGGCTACTTACTAAAAtcggatttaataaaaaaaataatgaatgttGTAAATAATACGGATTTTATAATTCTGCTGCCAGAATTAAATTCATAGATAAACACGAGACGGACCTTCAGGGTCCCAAGAAGGCCAGTGACTGTActaatacctaaaaaaaaaaactgtatagtGAGATGAAATTTATCACAGTCCACTCAGAATACATCAATACTGAAAACATACATGAAGAATGGATTCAATCCCATTGTGgtgataatacaaaacaagtgcCAACgtctgaaattaataaatattttaaaataatcgtTGTTCACATTACCACAAAATAATGGCAGATTCATTTACATTTTGATTTTCCATCTAATAATTTCTTCCACAAATCAAACTGTTCATGATATTTTACCATATGTATGCTAATTCCTTTTTGGATATTACAGGCATTAAAGGTTACACGCTTATTAAGGAACTCATTTACATGTGTCCTCTTTATTTTCATATCCTGGGCCACAATTCCAGTGATGAAAACGTCTTCCAACTTGAGGTATGTCTTTGCTAAAGCAGCAGTATACAAATCATGAATGACATCACTTGTGATGAGATATGCAGGACCTGTTGTGAAGTCGGGAAAGATAGCAGGTTGATACTGATTTGGAGAAACGTAATACTTGGATTTCTTATTTCGGATAGGCTTCCACCGTTTTGCAAGACGCCCAAATATAGTTCTTTTGTCCTTTGAGTGTTTTTCTATGAAGCTTAGCAATTTCGgtatatttatgaacatatcatCATCTGTCTTAAGAATAAACTTAACACGATTGCAATAATTGTCAACCCACTCTAGTAAGGACACTGTTTTCAATGTCAGGTTATTGTAGGAATCGAGGAAATGGGCACTTATCAGGTCACTGTACAACTTGTTCTCATTAATCAACTCCTGTGCAAGGTAAGCATCCTTCGTTGAACCGAGCAGGAAAGCTATATTAACGTCACTACGTTGTCTGAAGTGTCCCCAAGTCTGTCGGATGGCCATGCGTGCCTCTTTGTGACTTGGAGCAGATGTGATAGCAATTAGGAGCTGCATGTTGCTACCCAGATCTGGACACAGTTCAACATTGGAGATATTGAACCCGGACTCATACACACAACGAGTCAAGATGCCTTGCTCTGTGCGGTCGGAAGAGGTAacgttgctgctgctgttggaagTTGCGACTGGTTGCTTGGGAGGAATCTTCTGGATCACCTGCTGGAAAGCAACATGTTGAGTGGTTGCGTTGTTTGAGAGAGCTTCGGTTACGACGGAGACGACAGGCGGCACAGGTGCAGACACTGTTGTATTTGTGTTTGGGGAGCCTTGGGTTGCTGGAGATGACACCGTTGTATTTCCTGCAGAAGATGCACTTTCAGCTGGTGTTACAGCATGTGACATCATGTAAATACGTGATCGATCTGCAAAGAACAGAATACATGAGCATTACTTACTAGCAAGTCTTGCTACAGCACGATATTAAATTCAAATACAGTATAACCCCGTTAATGCGCTTGTCAAGGGACCCTGGACTTCAAGTGTAATATGCGGGATAGCGCTACAGACCAGAAATGATATACAAAATGGGGAAAACAATTTATATACCACTTTataggaaatatattttattgtgcattggttacagttaaaaatgtaaataacctaatttcttcatcatcatcatcatcatcatcaatcatcatcatcgtcaagcttcgtgactgtatatactagactgtgattttgtAGCTCTTTTATAGTTGAATTGGTAGCGAGTTAGCCTGCCAGCAAAATGTTCCGTGTTCGAACCCCGTCTATGatataataatcatttatttatttagaatattaatgtgcaaaacaacagcgcaaggccaattacagttcagcacaagatacaaaacgaaacagaagaaatgatgatgagaatgaatgatagaaatggcagtgagagggaa includes:
- the LOC138707772 gene encoding beta-1,3-galactosyltransferase 5-like — its product is MKLMAYQVRVFHPLVLAIMGMCLISYSSYYASTGLFQSTAPDRSRIYMMSHAVTPAESASSAGNTTVSSPATQGSPNTNTTVSAPVPPVVSVVTEALSNNATTQHVAFQQVIQKIPPKQPVATSNSSSNVTSSDRTEQGILTRCVYESGFNISNVELCPDLGSNMQLLIAITSAPSHKEARMAIRQTWGHFRQRSDVNIAFLLGSTKDAYLAQELINENKLYSDLISAHFLDSYNNLTLKTVSLLEWVDNYCNRVKFILKTDDDMFINIPKLLSFIEKHSKDKRTIFGRLAKRWKPIRNKKSKYYVSPNQYQPAIFPDFTTGPAYLITSDVIHDLYTAALAKTYLKLEDVFITGIVAQDMKIKRTHVNEFLNKRVTFNACNIQKGISIHMVKYHEQFDLWKKLLDGKSKCK